One window of the Eucalyptus grandis isolate ANBG69807.140 chromosome 6, ASM1654582v1, whole genome shotgun sequence genome contains the following:
- the LOC104431209 gene encoding E3 ubiquitin-protein ligase RING1-like, translated as MVAALRESMEFSDAFGAVTASGTAIDVLKKTKLHEALDSGDDGCVICKDEISRDEGVMPMPCKHIFHHECIVRWLSASNLCPLWRFPIPIRSGDCD; from the coding sequence ATGGTGGCGGCCCTTAGGGAATCGATGGAATTTTCGGACGCCTTTGGAGCGGTTACAGCGAGTGGAACGGCCATTGACGTGCTCAAGAAAACAAAGCTCCACGAGGCTTTGGATTCTGGCGATGACGGGTGCGTGATTTGCAAGGATGAGATTTCTCGTGACGAAGGAGTTATGCCCATGCCGTGCAAGCATATTTTTCACCATGAGTGCATCGTCCGGTGGCTGAGCGCGAGCAACTTGTGCCCGCTGTGGCGTTTTCCGATACCCATAAGGTCTGGAGATTGcgattga